Proteins from one Melospiza melodia melodia isolate bMelMel2 chromosome 18, bMelMel2.pri, whole genome shotgun sequence genomic window:
- the RBBP6 gene encoding E3 ubiquitin-protein ligase RBBP6 isoform X4: MSCVHYKFSSKLNYDTVTFDGLHISLSDLKRQIMGREKLKAADCDLQITNAQTKEEYTDDSALIPKNSSVIVRRIPIGGVKATSKTYVIYMKKPVGPPPPSYTCFRCGKPGHYIKNCPTNGDKNFESVPRIKKSTGIPRSFMMEVKDPNTKGAMLTNTGKYAIPTIDAEAYAIGKKEKPPFLPEEPSSSSEEDDPIPDELLCLICKDIMTDAVVIPCCGNSYCDECIRTALLESEEHTCPTCHQTDVSPDALIANKFLRQAVNNFKNETGYTKRLRKIQQQQQQQQLPPPPPPPPPLMRQTITRTLQPLMRPAMARQQDPLMIPLASLASRSALSSLGPGPSMAAGLPVNPSSVVVSDLPPAVSLSLRGEKPDGPFRDADAVLPPALMTAAELSKSSPLSISSLLEEKGYQVPVLRQPAIPSLLGPQGQSIPTTGHPMRAGALRRPGWELSNRGRPHSDRAQRTQAPSLPASAPVFVPVPPPPLYPPPPHALPLPPGVPPPQFPPQFPPGQPPSAGYTVPPPGYPPAPANMSSAWVPTAVPAAHSNTIPTTQAPPLSREEFYREQRRLKEEEKKKSKLDEFTNDFAKELMEYKKIQKERRRSFSRSKSPYSASSYSRSSYTYSKSRSGSSRSRSYSRSFSRSHSRSYSRSPPYQRRGKGKSRNYRSRSRSHGYHRSRSRSPPYRRYHSRSRSPVFRGQSPTKRTVPQGEAEREYFNRYREVPPYDMKAYYGRSVDFRDPFEKERYREWERNYREWYEKFYKGYAVGAQPRPPVSRENFSPERFGPPGTRRENSPYARGRREEYPAGQSHRNRNVAGNYPEKPGRESHGIKDPTKSKEKEVENPLGDGKGNKHKKHRKRRKGDENEGFPNVELLEGARKPREPVPAEDAKTDSLFMLPSRDDATPVRDEPMEADSIAFKPVSEKEKKEKDKPKAKVEKTKRKVEVAAAPKKDSVAKPAKASQEKVDPDREKSPRTEPPVKKVKEELPKPDSVKTSSSQKDEKTLGTPRKAHPKVTKDHPEARPAKEEKAKKEHPKEAKAEKPSSKEEKSKKPAEKSKLSDAKLEKRKRKAEEKADKEHEATSAKAYKPESAELKTSPKGKAEPEGEKGERTPEKDKAAFLNNPSKKIKLNRETGKKIVSGENVPPGKEAVEKPEPSSSKVKAEKTKGKTRRKVTAADGGSSTLVDYTSTSSTGGSPVRKPEEKPDTKRTVIKTLEEYNNDITAPAEDVIIMIQVPQSKWDKDDFESEEEDIKSTTQVPPTVGKPTSVIKPVSAKAPNPLKHTEKETEPLEKIQKAAKETSYESTQHDAKSSKSSLSSEKGKTKDRDHSLSDKDSSEKRKSSVQPEKEHSERTVEQGNGKTVSQSSKDGRSSEKHDSGRSSSVKDFTPNRDKKSDHDGSREHSSSKRRDEKSESGRRKDSPSRIRDSTAVQKSKPREERAEPPKKGPAEAKRSSYSPPRERKPAEHKAVHEPKRPAEEHKPPDKNPGKEKEKEKEKHVPEVKSNKEKEPGGNKPPVKQDSPEVKVEKENVVGQSDKGAAKPKPPVSSAARLSSDLTRETDEAAFVPDYNESDSESNVSAKDEEAAGKTPKEAKEKAVDKAKEEAVAPAPAEQPEVGRSQSQSSPSVSRSRSHSPSESQTRSHSSSASSGESQDSKKKKKKKEKKKHKKHKKHKKHKKHMGNETELEKSQKHKHKKKKSKKSKDKEKDDQKVKSVTT, from the exons TTACATGAAGAAACCCGTGGGGCCACCTCCACCCTCCTACACCTGTTTTCGCTGTGGCAAACCTGGGCACTACATAAAGAACTGTCCAACAAATGGG GACAAAAATTTCGAGTCTGTTCCCAGAATTAAAAAAAGCACAGGAATTCCAAGAAGTTTTATGATGGAGGTGAAGGACCCCAACACAAAGGGTGCCATGCTGACCAACACTGGGAAATATGCAATTCCAACCATAGATGC GGAAGCTTATGCTATAGGAAAGAAGGAGAAGCCTCCCTTCCTACCTGAGGAGCCATCCTCCTCCTCAGAAGAAGATGATCCTATTCCAGATGAGCTGTTGTGTCTCATTTGTAAGGATATAATGACGGATGCAGTTGTTATTCCCTGCTGTGGAAACAGTTACTGTGATGAAT GTATTAGAACAGCACTGCTGGAGTCCGAGGAACACACCTGCCCTACCTGCCATCAGACAGATGTTTCTCCTGATGCTTTAATCGCCAATAAGTTTCTGCGCCAG GCTGTCAACAACTTCAAGAATGAAACCGGTTACACAAAAAGGCTCCGTAagattcagcagcagcagcagcagcagcagctgccgccacccccgccgccaccgccgccgctgATGCGGCAGACGATCACGCGCACCCTGCAGCCGCTGATGCGGCCGGCCATGGCCCGGCAGCAGGACCCGCTCATGATCCCGCTGGCCTCGCTGGCCTCCCGCTCCgccctctcctccctgggccccgGGCCGTCCATGGCAGCTGGGCTGCCGGTCAATCCGTCTTCTGTGGTTGTCTCCGATCTCCCTCCGGCAGTGTCCCTCTCTCTCCGTGGGGAAAAGCCAGATGGACCTTTTCG TGATGCCGATGCTGTTTTGCCTCCTGCTCTGATGACTGCTGCTGAGCTTTCCAAATCTTCCCCTTTGTCAATCAGCAGTTTGTTGGAAGAGAAG GGCTATCAGGTTCCTGTACTGAGACAGCCAGCGATACCAAGTCTTCTGGGCCCTCAAGGACAATCAATACCTACAACTG GTCATCCAATGAGAGCTGGTGCACTTCgcaggccaggctgggagct TTCAAATCGAGGACGCCCGCACAGTGACCGTGCCCAAAGGACTCAGGCCCCATCACTGCCAGCATCAGCACCAGTCTTTGTGCCTGTGCCTCCACCTCCCTTGTATCCTCCACCACCCCatgctcttcctcttcctccggGGGTACCACCACCACAGTTTCCTCCTCAGTTTCCACCTGGGCAGCCTCCATCCGCTGGGTACACTGTCCCCCCTCCCGGATATCCCCCAGCTCCTGCAAACATGTCATCAGCTTGGGTCCCAACAGCAGTGCCAGCGGCTCATTCAAACACCATCCCAACGACACAAGCACCTCCTCTCTCTAGGGAGGAGTTTTACAGAGAGCAACGGAGGCTTAAAGAGGA ggaaaagaaaaagtccAAACTTGATGAGTTTACAAATGATTTTGCTAAGGAATTGATGGAATATAAAAAGATTCAAAAGGAGCGTAGGCGTTCGTTTTCCAG GTCCAAGTCTCCCTATAGTGCTTCATCTTACTCTAGAAGCTCATACACCTACTCCAAGTCACGCTCAGGTTCGTCGCGCTCCCGCTCCTACTCGCGCTCCTTCAGCCGCTCCCACTCCCGCTCCTACTCGCGGTCGCCGCCCTATCAGAGACGAGGCAAAGGGAAGAGTCGGAACTACCGCTCCCGCTCGCGCTCGCACGGCTACCACCGCTCGCGCTCCCGCTCGCCCCCGTACCGGCGCTACCACTCCCGCTCCAGGTCTCCGGTGTTCCGGGGCCAGTCCCCCACCAAACGGACGGTCCCGCAGGGCGAGGCCGAGCGCGAGTACTTCAACCGCTACCGAGAGGTGCCCCCGTACGACATGAAGGCCTACTACGGCCGCTCGGTGGACTTCAGAGACCCCTTTGAGAAGGAGAGGTACAGAGAGTGGGAGAGGAACTACAGAGAGTGGTACGAGAAGTTTTACAAGGGCTATGCTGTGGGCGCTCAGCCACGGCCTCCAGTGAGCAGAGAGAACTTCTCTCCAGAACGGTTTGGCCCACCTGGGACCAGACGAGAGAATTCACCGTATGCTCGGGGACGGAGGGAGGAGTATCCTGCTGGGCAGAGCCACAGGAATCGTAATGTAGCTGGAAACTACCCCGAAAAGCCCGGGAGAGAGAGCCATGGCATCAAAGATCCTACAAAATCAAAAGAGAAGGAGGTGGAAAATCCACTGGGAGATGGAAAAGGCAATAAACATAAAAAACACCGGAAGAGAAGAAAAGGGGATGAGAATGAAGGATTTCCCAACGTTGAGCTGTTAGAAGGGGCAAGAAAACCAAGAGAGCCAGTTCCAGCAGAAGATGCTAAAACAGACTCTCTGTTCATGCTGCCAAGCAGGGATGATGCCACCCCTGTAAGGGATGAGCCCATGGAAGCGGATTCCATTGCTTTCAAACCAGtgtctgaaaaggagaaaaaagagaaggatAAGCCAAAAGCAAAGGTTGAGAAAACAAAGCGGAAAGTAGAAGTGGCGGCTGCTCCAAAGAAAGACAGCGTAGCAAAGCCAGCTAAAGCTTCCCAGGAAAAGGTGGACCCCGATCGCGAAAAATCTCCTCGAACGGAACCTCCTGTGAAAAAAGTcaaagaggagctgccaaaaccAGACAGTGTTAAAACCTCTTCCTCTCAGAAAGATGAGAAGACTCTTGGTACACCACGGAAGGCTCATCCCAAAGTGACAAAGGACCACCCAGAAGCCAGACCAGCCAAGGAGGAGAAGGCAAAGAAAGAACACCCTAAAGAAGCCAAGGCAGAGAAGCCCTCCAGCAAGGAGGAGAAGTCAAAGAAACCTGCTGAGAAAAGCAAACTTTCTGATGCCAAActtgagaaaaggaaaagaaaagcagaggaaaaggcCGATAAAGAACATGAGGCCACTTCTGCAAAGGCCTATAAACCTGAAAGTGCAGAATTGAAAACATCACCCAAGGGGAAGGCTGAGCCCGAGGGGGAGAAAGGAGAGCGGACCCCAGAAAAGGATAAAGCTGCTTTTCTTAACAACCCATCCAAAAAGATTAAACTTAACCGAGAAACTGGAAAAAAGATTGTGAGTGGAGAAAATGTGCCACCTGGAAAAGAAGCTGTGGAGAAacctgagcccagcagcagcaaagtTAAAGCGGAAAAGACAAAGGGAAAAACAAGGAGGAAAGTGACAGCAGCTGATGGCGGTAGCTCAACTCTTGTGGATTACACCAG CACGAGTTCCACTGGGGGAAGCCCTGTCAGGAAGCCTGAGGAGAAGCCAGACACCAAACGAACTGTCATTAAGACCCTGGAGGAGTATAACAACGACATAACAGCCCCTGCTGAGGATGTCATTATCATGATCCAGGTCCCTCAGTCCAAGTGGGATAAAGATGACTTTGAGTCTGAAGAGGAAGACATCAAATCCACCACCCAGGTGCCCCCAACTGTAGGAAAACCAACCAGTGTTATCAAACCTGTGAGTGCAAAGGCACCAAACCCCCTCAAACACACTGAAAAGGagacagagcctctggagaaAATACAGAAGGCTGCAAAAGAGACAAGTTATGAGAGCACCCAACACGATGCCAAGAGTTCAAAAAGTTCCTTGTCAAGTGAAAAAGGTAAAACCAAAGACCGGGATCATTCTTTGTCAGACAAGGACAGTTCTGAGAAGAGGAAGAGCAGTGTTCAGCCAGAAAAAGAGCACTCAGAACGAACAGTTGAACAAGGAAATGGAAAAACTGTATCTCAGTCTTCTAAAGATGGCAGATCTTCAGAGAAGCATGACAGTGGCCGTAGCTCCTCTGTGAAGGACTTCACTCCCAACCGGGACAAGAAGTCTGACCATGATGGCAGCAGGGAGCATTCGAGTTCCAAGCGCAGAGATGAGAAGAGTGAATCAGGACGGAGGAAAGACTCCCCATCCCGGATCAGAGACTCCACAGCAGTGCAGAAGAGCAAACCGAGAGAGGAGCGCGCGGAGCCACCCAAGAAGGGCCCTGCGGAGGCCAAGCGGAGCAGCTACAGCCCCCCGCGGGAGCGCAAGCCCGCCGAGCACAAAGCCGTGCACGAGCCCAAGCGCCCCGCTGAGGAACACAAACCCCCGGACAAAAACCCgggcaaggagaaggagaaggaaaaagagaagcaTGTCCCGGAAGTCAAGAGCAATAAGGAGAAAGAGCCAGGTGGGAATAAGCCACCGGTGAAACAGGACTCGCCAGAAGTTAAAGTGGAGAAGGAGAACGTGGTGGGTCAGAGCGATAAAGGCGCGGCGAAGCCCAAGCCGCCGGTGAGCAGCGCCGCGCGCCTCTCGTCCGACCTCACCCGCGAGACTGACGAGGCCGCTTTCGTGCCAGACTACAACGAGAGCGACAGCGAGAGCAACGTGTCTGCAAAGGACGAGGAGGCTGCGGGGAAAACGCCCAAAGAGGCGAAGGAAAAGGCTGTGGATAAAGCGAAAGAGGAGGCGGTGGCCCCGGCTCCCGCCGAGCAGCCAGAGGTGGGCAGgagccagagccagagcagccccagcgtCAGCCGCAGCCGCAGCCACAGCCCCTCTGAGAGCCAGAcacgcagccacagcagcagtgccagctcaggggagagccaggacagcaagaaaaagaaaaagaagaaagagaagaagaagcACAAGAAGCACAAGAAACATAAGAAGCATAAGAAACACATGGGAAATGAAACAGAATTGGAAAAGAGCCAAAAACACAAACACAAGAAGAAAAAATCGAAGAAGAGCAAAGATAAAGAGAAAGACGACCAAAAAGTGAAATCTGTCACGACATAA
- the RBBP6 gene encoding E3 ubiquitin-protein ligase RBBP6 isoform X2, translating into MSCVHYKFSSKLNYDTVTFDGLHISLSDLKRQIMGREKLKAADCDLQITNAQTKEEYTDDSALIPKNSSVIVRRIPIGGVKATSKTYVISRSEPVSGTSKAIDDSSASISLAQLTKTANLAEANASEEDKIKAMMTQSGHEYDPVNYMKKPVGPPPPSYTCFRCGKPGHYIKNCPTNGDKNFESVPRIKKSTGIPRSFMMEVKDPNTKGAMLTNTGKYAIPTIDAEAYAIGKKEKPPFLPEEPSSSSEEDDPIPDELLCLICKDIMTDAVVIPCCGNSYCDECIRTALLESEEHTCPTCHQTDVSPDALIANKFLRQAVNNFKNETGYTKRLRKIQQQQQQQQLPPPPPPPPPLMRQTITRTLQPLMRPAMARQQDPLMIPLASLASRSALSSLGPGPSMAAGLPVNPSSVVVSDLPPAVSLSLRGEKPDGPFRDADAVLPPALMTAAELSKSSPLSISSLLEEKGYQVPVLRQPAIPSLLGPQGQSIPTTGHPMRAGALRRPGWELSNRGRPHSDRAQRTQAPSLPASAPVFVPVPPPPLYPPPPHALPLPPGVPPPQFPPQFPPGQPPSAGYTVPPPGYPPAPANMSSAWVPTAVPAAHSNTIPTTQAPPLSREEFYREQRRLKEEEKKKSKLDEFTNDFAKELMEYKKIQKERRRSFSRSKSPYSASSYSRSSYTYSKSRSGSSRSRSYSRSFSRSHSRSYSRSPPYQRRGKGKSRNYRSRSRSHGYHRSRSRSPPYRRYHSRSRSPVFRGQSPTKRTVPQGEAEREYFNRYREVPPYDMKAYYGRSVDFRDPFEKERYREWERNYREWYEKFYKGYAVGAQPRPPVSRENFSPERFGPPGTRRENSPYARGRREEYPAGQSHRNRNVAGNYPEKPGRESHGIKDPTKSKEKEVENPLGDGKGNKHKKHRKRRKGDENEGFPNVELLEGARKPREPVPAEDAKTDSLFMLPSRDDATPVRDEPMEADSIAFKPVSEKEKKEKDKPKAKVEKTKRKVEVAAAPKKDSVAKPAKASQEKVDPDREKSPRTEPPVKKVKEELPKPDSVKTSSSQKDEKTLGTPRKAHPKVTKDHPEARPAKEEKAKKEHPKEAKAEKPSSKEEKSKKPAEKSKLSDAKLEKRKRKAEEKADKEHEATSAKAYKPESAELKTSPKGKAEPEGEKGERTPEKDKAAFLNNPSKKIKLNRETGKKIVSGENVPPGKEAVEKPEPSSSKVKAEKTKGKTRRKVTAADGGSSTLVDYTSTSSTGGSPVRKPEEKPDTKRTVIKTLEEYNNDITAPAEDVIIMIQVPQSKWDKDDFESEEEDIKSTTQVPPTVGKPTSVIKPVSAKAPNPLKHTEKETEPLEKIQKAAKETSYESTQHDAKSSKSSLSSEKGKTKDRDHSLSDKDSSEKRKSSVQPEKEHSERTVEQGNGKTVSQSSKDGRSSEKHDSGRSSSVKDFTPNRDKKSDHDGSREHSSSKRRDEKSESGRRKDSPSRIRDSTAVQKSKPREERAEPPKKGPAEAKRSSYSPPRERKPAEHKAVHEPKRPAEEHKPPDKNPGKEKEKEKEKHVPEVKSNKEKEPGGNKPPVKQDSPEVKVEKENVVGQSDKGAAKPKPPVSSAARLSSDLTRETDEAAFVPDYNESDSESNVSAKDEEAAGKTPKEAKEKAVDKAKEEAVAPAPAEQPEVGRSQSQSSPSVSRSRSHSPSESQTRSHSSSASSGESQDSKKKKKKKEKKKHKKHKKHKKHKKHMGNETELEKSQKHKHKKKKSKKSKDKEKDDQKVKSVTT; encoded by the exons ATTGATGACTCTTCTGCATCTATTTCTCTGGCCCAGCTTACtaag ACTGCCAATCTGGCTGAAGCCAATGCTTCCGAGGAGGATAAAATAAAAGCTATGATGACACAGTCTGGCCATGAATATGATCCAGTCAA TTACATGAAGAAACCCGTGGGGCCACCTCCACCCTCCTACACCTGTTTTCGCTGTGGCAAACCTGGGCACTACATAAAGAACTGTCCAACAAATGGG GACAAAAATTTCGAGTCTGTTCCCAGAATTAAAAAAAGCACAGGAATTCCAAGAAGTTTTATGATGGAGGTGAAGGACCCCAACACAAAGGGTGCCATGCTGACCAACACTGGGAAATATGCAATTCCAACCATAGATGC GGAAGCTTATGCTATAGGAAAGAAGGAGAAGCCTCCCTTCCTACCTGAGGAGCCATCCTCCTCCTCAGAAGAAGATGATCCTATTCCAGATGAGCTGTTGTGTCTCATTTGTAAGGATATAATGACGGATGCAGTTGTTATTCCCTGCTGTGGAAACAGTTACTGTGATGAAT GTATTAGAACAGCACTGCTGGAGTCCGAGGAACACACCTGCCCTACCTGCCATCAGACAGATGTTTCTCCTGATGCTTTAATCGCCAATAAGTTTCTGCGCCAG GCTGTCAACAACTTCAAGAATGAAACCGGTTACACAAAAAGGCTCCGTAagattcagcagcagcagcagcagcagcagctgccgccacccccgccgccaccgccgccgctgATGCGGCAGACGATCACGCGCACCCTGCAGCCGCTGATGCGGCCGGCCATGGCCCGGCAGCAGGACCCGCTCATGATCCCGCTGGCCTCGCTGGCCTCCCGCTCCgccctctcctccctgggccccgGGCCGTCCATGGCAGCTGGGCTGCCGGTCAATCCGTCTTCTGTGGTTGTCTCCGATCTCCCTCCGGCAGTGTCCCTCTCTCTCCGTGGGGAAAAGCCAGATGGACCTTTTCG TGATGCCGATGCTGTTTTGCCTCCTGCTCTGATGACTGCTGCTGAGCTTTCCAAATCTTCCCCTTTGTCAATCAGCAGTTTGTTGGAAGAGAAG GGCTATCAGGTTCCTGTACTGAGACAGCCAGCGATACCAAGTCTTCTGGGCCCTCAAGGACAATCAATACCTACAACTG GTCATCCAATGAGAGCTGGTGCACTTCgcaggccaggctgggagct TTCAAATCGAGGACGCCCGCACAGTGACCGTGCCCAAAGGACTCAGGCCCCATCACTGCCAGCATCAGCACCAGTCTTTGTGCCTGTGCCTCCACCTCCCTTGTATCCTCCACCACCCCatgctcttcctcttcctccggGGGTACCACCACCACAGTTTCCTCCTCAGTTTCCACCTGGGCAGCCTCCATCCGCTGGGTACACTGTCCCCCCTCCCGGATATCCCCCAGCTCCTGCAAACATGTCATCAGCTTGGGTCCCAACAGCAGTGCCAGCGGCTCATTCAAACACCATCCCAACGACACAAGCACCTCCTCTCTCTAGGGAGGAGTTTTACAGAGAGCAACGGAGGCTTAAAGAGGA ggaaaagaaaaagtccAAACTTGATGAGTTTACAAATGATTTTGCTAAGGAATTGATGGAATATAAAAAGATTCAAAAGGAGCGTAGGCGTTCGTTTTCCAG GTCCAAGTCTCCCTATAGTGCTTCATCTTACTCTAGAAGCTCATACACCTACTCCAAGTCACGCTCAGGTTCGTCGCGCTCCCGCTCCTACTCGCGCTCCTTCAGCCGCTCCCACTCCCGCTCCTACTCGCGGTCGCCGCCCTATCAGAGACGAGGCAAAGGGAAGAGTCGGAACTACCGCTCCCGCTCGCGCTCGCACGGCTACCACCGCTCGCGCTCCCGCTCGCCCCCGTACCGGCGCTACCACTCCCGCTCCAGGTCTCCGGTGTTCCGGGGCCAGTCCCCCACCAAACGGACGGTCCCGCAGGGCGAGGCCGAGCGCGAGTACTTCAACCGCTACCGAGAGGTGCCCCCGTACGACATGAAGGCCTACTACGGCCGCTCGGTGGACTTCAGAGACCCCTTTGAGAAGGAGAGGTACAGAGAGTGGGAGAGGAACTACAGAGAGTGGTACGAGAAGTTTTACAAGGGCTATGCTGTGGGCGCTCAGCCACGGCCTCCAGTGAGCAGAGAGAACTTCTCTCCAGAACGGTTTGGCCCACCTGGGACCAGACGAGAGAATTCACCGTATGCTCGGGGACGGAGGGAGGAGTATCCTGCTGGGCAGAGCCACAGGAATCGTAATGTAGCTGGAAACTACCCCGAAAAGCCCGGGAGAGAGAGCCATGGCATCAAAGATCCTACAAAATCAAAAGAGAAGGAGGTGGAAAATCCACTGGGAGATGGAAAAGGCAATAAACATAAAAAACACCGGAAGAGAAGAAAAGGGGATGAGAATGAAGGATTTCCCAACGTTGAGCTGTTAGAAGGGGCAAGAAAACCAAGAGAGCCAGTTCCAGCAGAAGATGCTAAAACAGACTCTCTGTTCATGCTGCCAAGCAGGGATGATGCCACCCCTGTAAGGGATGAGCCCATGGAAGCGGATTCCATTGCTTTCAAACCAGtgtctgaaaaggagaaaaaagagaaggatAAGCCAAAAGCAAAGGTTGAGAAAACAAAGCGGAAAGTAGAAGTGGCGGCTGCTCCAAAGAAAGACAGCGTAGCAAAGCCAGCTAAAGCTTCCCAGGAAAAGGTGGACCCCGATCGCGAAAAATCTCCTCGAACGGAACCTCCTGTGAAAAAAGTcaaagaggagctgccaaaaccAGACAGTGTTAAAACCTCTTCCTCTCAGAAAGATGAGAAGACTCTTGGTACACCACGGAAGGCTCATCCCAAAGTGACAAAGGACCACCCAGAAGCCAGACCAGCCAAGGAGGAGAAGGCAAAGAAAGAACACCCTAAAGAAGCCAAGGCAGAGAAGCCCTCCAGCAAGGAGGAGAAGTCAAAGAAACCTGCTGAGAAAAGCAAACTTTCTGATGCCAAActtgagaaaaggaaaagaaaagcagaggaaaaggcCGATAAAGAACATGAGGCCACTTCTGCAAAGGCCTATAAACCTGAAAGTGCAGAATTGAAAACATCACCCAAGGGGAAGGCTGAGCCCGAGGGGGAGAAAGGAGAGCGGACCCCAGAAAAGGATAAAGCTGCTTTTCTTAACAACCCATCCAAAAAGATTAAACTTAACCGAGAAACTGGAAAAAAGATTGTGAGTGGAGAAAATGTGCCACCTGGAAAAGAAGCTGTGGAGAAacctgagcccagcagcagcaaagtTAAAGCGGAAAAGACAAAGGGAAAAACAAGGAGGAAAGTGACAGCAGCTGATGGCGGTAGCTCAACTCTTGTGGATTACACCAG CACGAGTTCCACTGGGGGAAGCCCTGTCAGGAAGCCTGAGGAGAAGCCAGACACCAAACGAACTGTCATTAAGACCCTGGAGGAGTATAACAACGACATAACAGCCCCTGCTGAGGATGTCATTATCATGATCCAGGTCCCTCAGTCCAAGTGGGATAAAGATGACTTTGAGTCTGAAGAGGAAGACATCAAATCCACCACCCAGGTGCCCCCAACTGTAGGAAAACCAACCAGTGTTATCAAACCTGTGAGTGCAAAGGCACCAAACCCCCTCAAACACACTGAAAAGGagacagagcctctggagaaAATACAGAAGGCTGCAAAAGAGACAAGTTATGAGAGCACCCAACACGATGCCAAGAGTTCAAAAAGTTCCTTGTCAAGTGAAAAAGGTAAAACCAAAGACCGGGATCATTCTTTGTCAGACAAGGACAGTTCTGAGAAGAGGAAGAGCAGTGTTCAGCCAGAAAAAGAGCACTCAGAACGAACAGTTGAACAAGGAAATGGAAAAACTGTATCTCAGTCTTCTAAAGATGGCAGATCTTCAGAGAAGCATGACAGTGGCCGTAGCTCCTCTGTGAAGGACTTCACTCCCAACCGGGACAAGAAGTCTGACCATGATGGCAGCAGGGAGCATTCGAGTTCCAAGCGCAGAGATGAGAAGAGTGAATCAGGACGGAGGAAAGACTCCCCATCCCGGATCAGAGACTCCACAGCAGTGCAGAAGAGCAAACCGAGAGAGGAGCGCGCGGAGCCACCCAAGAAGGGCCCTGCGGAGGCCAAGCGGAGCAGCTACAGCCCCCCGCGGGAGCGCAAGCCCGCCGAGCACAAAGCCGTGCACGAGCCCAAGCGCCCCGCTGAGGAACACAAACCCCCGGACAAAAACCCgggcaaggagaaggagaaggaaaaagagaagcaTGTCCCGGAAGTCAAGAGCAATAAGGAGAAAGAGCCAGGTGGGAATAAGCCACCGGTGAAACAGGACTCGCCAGAAGTTAAAGTGGAGAAGGAGAACGTGGTGGGTCAGAGCGATAAAGGCGCGGCGAAGCCCAAGCCGCCGGTGAGCAGCGCCGCGCGCCTCTCGTCCGACCTCACCCGCGAGACTGACGAGGCCGCTTTCGTGCCAGACTACAACGAGAGCGACAGCGAGAGCAACGTGTCTGCAAAGGACGAGGAGGCTGCGGGGAAAACGCCCAAAGAGGCGAAGGAAAAGGCTGTGGATAAAGCGAAAGAGGAGGCGGTGGCCCCGGCTCCCGCCGAGCAGCCAGAGGTGGGCAGgagccagagccagagcagccccagcgtCAGCCGCAGCCGCAGCCACAGCCCCTCTGAGAGCCAGAcacgcagccacagcagcagtgccagctcaggggagagccaggacagcaagaaaaagaaaaagaagaaagagaagaagaagcACAAGAAGCACAAGAAACATAAGAAGCATAAGAAACACATGGGAAATGAAACAGAATTGGAAAAGAGCCAAAAACACAAACACAAGAAGAAAAAATCGAAGAAGAGCAAAGATAAAGAGAAAGACGACCAAAAAGTGAAATCTGTCACGACATAA